One part of the Neisseria zalophi genome encodes these proteins:
- a CDS encoding PHB depolymerase family esterase, with translation MKKITTALTALGCAAVLSGCQTLFPAQDQVVNTIADPVDSITAVTEVSGDGQKITAAVLHYNEPVLNDSLNPEDFAVNRRTITQVYSNDRPVKGGQGKDGNYVIVELSDNDEDAVAFGVDGRDIIRRRPELKITQTGDISDVSGQVIAPSSIERQSTQTVNLVVDGFKQAEFTDPQTGTAVAYNLFVPENHRADKQYPLVLFLHDAAVSGADVQNTLQQGLGAVVWASPESQAKQEVLVLAPQFDYSAAQPYAGKSEADAVVRLIQSLQAQYNVDPARIYVTGQGEGGDMAIAMNAGYPDLFAASYIVAAPWNGTQAVPPVQGKMWIVAAEGDEKAFAGMNKATDAWAKQGTRVVRDMWSGLASPEEFDRASEAMRNQQADVYYTVLQKGTVVPSGKTESSRANQRNTWRIAYTIDSIRDWLLAQHK, from the coding sequence ATGAAAAAAATCACAACTGCTTTAACCGCACTAGGATGTGCTGCGGTTCTATCCGGCTGCCAAACACTTTTTCCCGCGCAAGATCAGGTAGTCAATACCATAGCCGATCCGGTGGATAGCATCACTGCCGTTACCGAAGTATCGGGCGACGGCCAAAAAATCACCGCCGCCGTGCTTCATTATAATGAGCCGGTGCTCAATGATTCGTTAAACCCGGAAGATTTTGCCGTTAACCGCCGCACCATCACCCAAGTGTATAGCAACGACCGGCCGGTGAAAGGCGGGCAGGGTAAAGATGGCAATTATGTGATTGTCGAGCTTTCCGACAATGATGAAGACGCCGTAGCATTCGGTGTGGACGGCCGCGACATTATCCGCCGCCGCCCCGAATTGAAAATCACCCAAACCGGCGATATCAGCGATGTTTCCGGCCAAGTTATTGCCCCCAGCAGCATAGAGCGGCAGAGTACGCAAACGGTAAATTTGGTTGTGGACGGCTTCAAACAGGCGGAGTTTACCGATCCGCAAACCGGTACGGCGGTTGCATACAATCTGTTTGTGCCCGAAAACCATCGTGCCGACAAACAATATCCGCTGGTGTTGTTCCTGCATGATGCCGCCGTGAGCGGTGCGGATGTGCAAAATACCCTGCAACAGGGCTTGGGTGCGGTCGTGTGGGCATCGCCCGAGTCGCAAGCCAAGCAGGAGGTTTTGGTATTGGCGCCGCAATTCGACTATTCCGCCGCGCAGCCTTATGCGGGCAAAAGTGAGGCCGATGCCGTTGTCCGCCTGATTCAGTCGCTGCAAGCCCAATATAACGTCGACCCCGCCCGCATTTATGTGACCGGACAGGGTGAAGGCGGTGATATGGCCATTGCGATGAATGCCGGCTATCCCGATTTGTTTGCCGCTTCGTATATTGTTGCCGCCCCGTGGAACGGCACTCAAGCCGTGCCACCGGTTCAGGGCAAAATGTGGATTGTAGCGGCCGAAGGTGATGAAAAAGCGTTTGCAGGCATGAATAAAGCAACCGATGCATGGGCAAAACAAGGCACCAGAGTGGTGCGCGATATGTGGAGCGGGCTGGCTTCGCCGGAAGAGTTCGACCGTGCATCCGAAGCCATGCGCAACCAGCAGGCCGATGTTTACTATACCGTTTTGCAAAAAGGCACGGTGGTGCCGTCCGGAAAAACGGAAAGCAGCCGCGCCAATCAGCGCAATACATGGCGGATTGCCTATACGATTGACAGCATTCGCGATTGGTTGCTGGCGCAGCATAAGTAA
- a CDS encoding TM2 domain-containing protein, translated as MNVPVSYAAMYPHTCNKALYVAMALLFGGLGIHKFCAGRVWMGILYLLFSWTFIPTVVGIIEGILAAFKTTDSLGAIVV; from the coding sequence ATGAATGTTCCTGTTTCTTATGCCGCTATGTATCCCCATACCTGTAATAAAGCCTTATATGTGGCGATGGCTCTGCTATTTGGCGGTTTGGGCATACATAAATTCTGTGCCGGCCGTGTGTGGATGGGTATTTTGTATTTGCTGTTTAGTTGGACTTTTATCCCGACAGTTGTCGGTATTATTGAAGGCATATTGGCGGCCTTTAAAACAACCGATTCGCTGGGTGCAATTGTAGTGTAA
- the apbC gene encoding iron-sulfur cluster carrier protein ApbC, which yields MNIQNIQTALEQLPIPQSMRTLGSEKAIDSVAERSDGLYIKLQFGFPVNHIRQALTEQIQTALNPLTNGAPLHIDIGLSVATHKVQPGVNTIKGVKNIIAIASGKGGVGKSTTTANLAVAMANMGARVGVLDADLYGPSQPTMLGVAQSKPEQQDKKLIPIIAEGGIQVMSIGFLVDTEQAVVWRGPMLSQALQQLLFQSQWDDVDYLFIDLPPGTGDIQLTLSQKVPVTGSVVVTTPQDIALIDARKAVDMFQKVNIPIFGVLENMSVHICSQCGHAEAIFGSDGGKNLAENLGVPLLGQLPLSLPVREAMDNGSAVQMQASQPAVAEIYTQAAWQIAQAIADKGKDFSSRFPKIVVE from the coding sequence ATGAATATTCAAAATATCCAAACCGCACTCGAACAGTTGCCCATACCGCAAAGTATGCGCACACTCGGTAGCGAAAAGGCCATAGATTCAGTAGCAGAACGTTCAGACGGCCTCTATATCAAACTGCAATTCGGCTTCCCTGTTAACCATATCCGCCAAGCCTTGACCGAACAGATTCAGACGGCCTTAAACCCGCTCACAAACGGCGCCCCCCTGCATATCGATATCGGCCTATCCGTTGCCACCCATAAAGTGCAGCCGGGTGTAAACACCATAAAAGGCGTGAAAAACATTATCGCTATTGCCTCGGGCAAAGGCGGCGTGGGCAAATCCACCACCACCGCCAACCTTGCCGTGGCAATGGCCAATATGGGCGCGCGCGTCGGCGTTTTGGATGCCGACCTCTACGGCCCCAGCCAACCGACCATGCTCGGCGTTGCCCAAAGCAAGCCCGAACAACAAGACAAAAAACTGATTCCGATTATTGCCGAAGGCGGTATACAGGTAATGTCTATCGGCTTTTTGGTCGATACCGAACAAGCCGTTGTCTGGCGCGGCCCGATGTTGAGCCAAGCCTTGCAACAATTATTGTTTCAAAGCCAATGGGATGACGTCGATTATCTCTTTATCGACCTGCCGCCCGGCACCGGCGATATTCAACTGACGCTGTCGCAAAAAGTGCCGGTTACCGGCTCGGTAGTGGTGACCACGCCGCAAGATATTGCCTTAATTGATGCCCGCAAAGCCGTGGATATGTTTCAAAAAGTGAATATTCCGATTTTCGGCGTTTTGGAAAATATGTCGGTACATATTTGCAGCCAATGCGGCCATGCCGAAGCCATATTCGGCAGCGACGGCGGTAAAAATCTGGCCGAAAATCTCGGCGTGCCCCTGCTTGGCCAACTGCCCCTAAGCCTGCCCGTACGCGAAGCGATGGACAACGGCTCGGCCGTGCAAATGCAGGCAAGCCAACCCGCCGTTGCCGAAATCTATACACAGGCGGCATGGCAGATTGCCCAAGCGATTGCCGACAAAGGCAAAGACTTTAGCAGCCGCTTCCCCAAAATCGTGGTCGAATAA
- a CDS encoding RDD family protein, producing the protein MNEYTNNTIQQSPETEIVMEPASAVRRITACFLNCFFTIITILPFYVTIVYSFEHTKEFTEELAEWAWLLSLFIPLFYVFVQIVMISASGQSLGKKVMKIRLLKTDGTNPGFIRAVLIREFGFILTLNTIFDLISGLVFGTWYVDGATTISQVFLQITFLVCVIMLFNRSKNRRTLQDYFAKTIVVKLPDNQSYWV; encoded by the coding sequence ATGAATGAATATACAAACAATACAATACAACAATCGCCTGAAACAGAAATTGTTATGGAACCTGCATCAGCAGTACGTCGTATCACTGCTTGTTTTTTAAATTGCTTCTTTACGATTATTACCATTCTTCCATTTTACGTCACTATAGTTTATTCTTTTGAACATACGAAAGAATTTACCGAAGAGTTAGCCGAGTGGGCATGGCTTTTGAGCTTATTCATCCCGCTTTTCTATGTCTTTGTACAAATTGTTATGATAAGTGCAAGCGGACAGTCTTTAGGTAAAAAAGTGATGAAAATCCGTTTGTTGAAAACAGATGGCACCAACCCCGGATTTATTCGTGCAGTGTTAATACGTGAATTTGGTTTTATACTTACTCTTAATACTATTTTCGATCTAATTAGCGGTTTGGTGTTTGGTACATGGTATGTAGATGGAGCCACTACTATCTCCCAAGTATTCTTACAGATTACATTTTTAGTATGCGTGATTATGCTGTTCAATCGTTCAAAAAACCGTAGAACATTACAAGATTATTTTGCGAAAACAATAGTAGTTAAATTACCGGACAACCAATCATATTGGGTTTGA
- the pyk gene encoding pyruvate kinase: MSTANRNLTRIRHNTKIVATLGPASNNVTLLEDMIRVGGLNIVRFNFSHGSTEFHQENARIVREASQKAGREVAIMADLQGPKIRVGKLAGGGIQLEAGEKLLLDAALEGEGTRERVGLDYRDLPQDVAAGDTLLLDDGLLTLVIDSVNGSEIHTTVQNSHFLKSNKGINKRGGGLSAGALTEKDFQDLKTAISIGCDYLAISFVKSSEDLNIARALIEQEMQGSNAVRPGLVAKIERAEAIANLDEIIQAADGIMVARGDLAVEVGNAAVPALQKRMIRRARELRRFSITATQMMESMITNPVPTRAEVSDVANAVLDGTDAVMCSAETAIGAYPFETVRQMAVICAAAEAEQDSLNGVEEEYSEEAVSTYLAIADGAVHVARAVNAQAIVALTESGSTAFEISRHSIQLPIYALTPSIAAQRRMAMYRGVRPLKITTSTDHDTALNEVEKMLFERDVLKNGDQYIITSGSRMRETGSTNMLQVFTVNR, translated from the coding sequence ATGAGTACCGCCAACCGCAATCTCACCCGCATCCGCCACAACACCAAAATCGTGGCGACTCTCGGCCCGGCCAGTAATAACGTAACCCTACTGGAAGACATGATACGCGTTGGCGGCTTAAATATTGTCCGCTTCAATTTCAGCCACGGCAGCACCGAGTTTCACCAGGAAAACGCCCGCATCGTTCGGGAAGCCTCTCAAAAAGCCGGTCGCGAAGTGGCGATTATGGCCGATTTGCAAGGGCCTAAAATCCGGGTCGGCAAACTGGCAGGCGGCGGTATCCAACTCGAAGCCGGTGAAAAACTGCTATTGGATGCCGCATTGGAAGGAGAAGGCACCCGCGAACGGGTCGGCCTGGATTACCGCGACCTGCCCCAAGATGTTGCCGCGGGCGACACCTTGCTATTGGATGACGGCCTGCTCACTTTGGTTATCGACAGTGTAAACGGCAGCGAAATCCATACCACCGTACAAAACAGCCATTTCCTAAAAAGTAATAAAGGTATTAATAAACGGGGTGGCGGCCTTTCCGCCGGCGCCTTAACCGAAAAAGATTTTCAGGATTTAAAAACGGCCATCAGTATCGGTTGCGATTATCTGGCCATCAGCTTTGTGAAATCGTCCGAAGATTTAAACATTGCCCGTGCCTTAATCGAGCAGGAAATGCAGGGCAGTAACGCCGTGCGCCCGGGCTTGGTTGCCAAAATCGAGCGGGCGGAAGCGATTGCCAACTTAGATGAAATCATTCAAGCTGCCGACGGCATTATGGTTGCCCGTGGTGACTTAGCAGTCGAAGTCGGCAATGCCGCCGTGCCCGCCCTGCAAAAACGCATGATCCGCCGCGCCCGCGAACTGCGCCGTTTCAGCATCACTGCCACACAGATGATGGAAAGCATGATTACCAACCCCGTGCCGACCCGCGCCGAAGTCAGCGACGTGGCCAATGCGGTGTTAGACGGCACCGATGCGGTCATGTGTTCGGCAGAAACCGCCATCGGCGCTTATCCTTTTGAAACCGTGCGCCAAATGGCAGTCATCTGTGCGGCAGCGGAAGCCGAACAAGATTCGCTCAACGGCGTAGAAGAGGAATACAGCGAAGAAGCAGTCAGCACTTATCTGGCTATTGCCGACGGCGCGGTTCACGTTGCCCGCGCGGTTAACGCCCAAGCCATTGTTGCGCTTACCGAAAGCGGCTCGACAGCGTTTGAAATCAGCCGCCACAGCATCCAACTGCCGATTTACGCCCTCACGCCCAGCATTGCCGCCCAACGCCGCATGGCGATGTATCGCGGCGTGCGTCCGCTCAAAATCACCACCAGCACCGACCACGACACCGCCTTAAACGAAGTAGAAAAAATGTTGTTTGAACGCGATGTATTAAAAAACGGCGACCAATACATTATCACCAGCGGCTCGCGTATGCGTGAAACCGGTTCGACCAATATGCTGCAAGTGTTTACTGTGAATCGTTAA
- the carB gene encoding carbamoyl-phosphate synthase large subunit, producing the protein MPKRTDLKSILIIGAGPIVIGQACEFDYSGAQACKALREEGYKVILVNSNPATIMTDPEMADITYIEPIMWQTVEKIIAKERPDAVLPTMGGQTALNCALDLARNGVLAKYNVELIGATEDAIDKAEDRGRFKEAMEKIGLHCPKSFVCHTMNEALAAQDQVGFPTLIRPSFTMGGSGGGIAYNKDEFLAICERGFDASPTHELLIEQSVLGWKEYEMEVVRDKNDNCIIICSIENFDPMGVHTGDSITVAPAQTLTDKEYQIMRNASLAVLREIGVDTGGSNVQFAINPENGEMIVIEMNPRVSRSSALASKATGFPIAKVAAKLAVGFTLDELRNDITGGRTPASFEPSIDYVVTKIPRFAFEKFPAADDRLTTQMKSVGEVMAMGRTIQESMQKALRGLETGLSGFNPRTEDKAVIRRELANPGPERILYVADAFRAGFSKEEIHEICAIDPWFLAQIEDVIQEEQKVAAGHLNDLDYATLRRLKRKGFSDKRLAQLLNVSEKEVREHRYGLNLHPVYKRVDTCAAEFQSDTAYLYSTYEEECEARPSENKKVMILGGGPNRIGQGIEFDYCCVHAALSLRESGFETIMVNCNPETVSTDFDTSDRLYFEPLTLEDVLEIVRTENPWGVIVHYGGQTPLKLANELVANGVNIIGTSADSIDAAEDRERFQKVLNDLGLRQPPNRTARNEEEALVLAEEIGYPLVVRPSYVLGGRAMQVVHSQEQLKTYMREAVQVSEDSPVLLDFFLNNAIEVDVDCVSDGKDVVIGGIMQHVEQAGIHSGDSGCSLPPYSLSEEIQDEIRRQTKAMAYALNVVGLMNVQFAVQDGVVFVLEVNPRASRTVPFVSKATSVPLAKVGARAMAGISLKEQGVEKEVVPDFYAVKEAVFPFIKFPGVDTILGPEMRSTGEVMGVGATFGEAYLKAQLGAGERMPATGKVFIAVRDEDKPLVVKTAKNFISLGYEVVATRGTAAYLKGQGVEVEVINKVLEGRPHIVDAIKNGEIALVVNTVGSDAQSVSDSHSIRRTSLTQRVPQYTTVAGGEAMSEGVKSMNTLGVYSVQELHGRLKK; encoded by the coding sequence ATGCCTAAACGTACCGACCTAAAATCCATCCTTATTATCGGCGCCGGCCCGATTGTAATCGGCCAGGCTTGCGAATTTGACTATTCCGGCGCGCAGGCGTGTAAGGCTTTGCGCGAGGAGGGCTATAAAGTCATTCTGGTCAATTCCAACCCCGCCACGATTATGACCGACCCCGAAATGGCCGATATTACCTATATCGAGCCGATTATGTGGCAGACGGTGGAAAAGATTATTGCCAAAGAGCGCCCCGATGCGGTGCTGCCGACCATGGGCGGACAAACGGCGTTAAATTGCGCTTTGGATTTGGCGCGCAACGGTGTGTTGGCGAAATACAATGTCGAATTAATCGGCGCTACGGAAGATGCGATTGATAAAGCCGAAGACCGCGGCCGCTTTAAAGAAGCCATGGAAAAAATCGGCTTGCACTGCCCGAAATCATTTGTTTGCCACACCATGAACGAAGCTTTGGCCGCGCAAGATCAGGTGGGTTTTCCAACGCTGATCCGTCCGTCGTTTACTATGGGCGGTTCGGGCGGCGGTATTGCCTACAATAAAGACGAATTTTTAGCGATTTGCGAGCGCGGTTTTGATGCATCGCCCACGCATGAATTGCTGATCGAGCAATCGGTACTCGGCTGGAAAGAGTACGAAATGGAAGTGGTGCGCGATAAAAACGACAACTGCATTATTATCTGTTCGATTGAAAACTTCGACCCGATGGGCGTGCATACCGGCGACTCGATTACCGTGGCTCCCGCGCAAACGCTTACCGATAAAGAATACCAAATCATGCGTAATGCCAGCTTGGCGGTGTTGCGCGAAATCGGCGTGGATACCGGCGGCTCGAACGTGCAGTTTGCCATCAATCCGGAAAACGGCGAAATGATTGTGATTGAGATGAACCCGCGCGTGAGCCGCTCTTCCGCGCTGGCATCGAAAGCCACCGGTTTCCCGATTGCCAAAGTAGCGGCGAAACTGGCGGTCGGCTTTACGCTGGATGAATTGCGCAACGATATTACCGGCGGTCGTACGCCTGCTTCGTTCGAGCCGTCTATCGACTATGTGGTCACCAAAATCCCGCGTTTTGCCTTTGAAAAATTCCCGGCTGCCGATGACCGCCTGACTACGCAAATGAAATCGGTGGGCGAAGTGATGGCGATGGGGCGCACCATTCAGGAATCGATGCAAAAAGCTTTGCGCGGCTTGGAAACGGGCTTGAGCGGCTTTAATCCGCGCACCGAGGACAAAGCGGTTATCCGCCGCGAATTGGCCAATCCCGGCCCCGAGCGTATTTTGTATGTGGCCGATGCCTTCCGCGCCGGCTTCAGCAAAGAAGAAATTCATGAAATCTGCGCGATTGATCCGTGGTTTTTAGCGCAGATTGAAGATGTGATTCAGGAAGAGCAAAAAGTCGCCGCAGGCCATCTGAACGATTTGGATTACGCCACCTTGCGCCGCTTGAAACGCAAAGGCTTTTCCGACAAACGTTTGGCGCAATTGCTGAATGTTTCCGAAAAAGAAGTGCGCGAACACCGCTACGGCCTCAACCTGCATCCGGTTTACAAACGCGTGGATACCTGCGCGGCCGAGTTCCAATCCGACACCGCTTATCTGTATTCGACTTATGAAGAAGAATGCGAGGCGCGGCCGTCTGAAAACAAAAAAGTGATGATTCTCGGCGGCGGCCCCAACCGTATCGGCCAAGGTATCGAGTTTGACTATTGCTGCGTACATGCGGCCTTATCGCTGCGCGAATCGGGCTTTGAAACCATTATGGTGAACTGCAACCCCGAAACGGTTTCTACCGACTTCGATACCTCCGACCGCCTGTATTTCGAACCGCTCACTTTGGAAGACGTATTGGAAATCGTGCGCACCGAAAACCCGTGGGGTGTGATTGTGCATTACGGCGGCCAAACGCCGCTGAAGCTGGCCAATGAATTGGTGGCTAACGGTGTGAATATTATCGGTACTTCCGCCGATTCGATTGATGCGGCCGAAGACCGCGAGCGTTTCCAAAAAGTATTGAACGATTTGGGCTTGCGCCAACCGCCGAACCGTACCGCCCGCAATGAAGAAGAAGCCTTGGTATTGGCCGAAGAAATCGGCTATCCGCTGGTGGTGCGCCCGTCGTATGTATTGGGCGGCCGCGCCATGCAGGTGGTGCATTCGCAAGAGCAGCTGAAAACCTATATGCGCGAAGCCGTTCAGGTATCGGAAGACAGCCCTGTATTATTGGATTTCTTCCTGAACAATGCCATCGAAGTGGATGTGGATTGCGTTTCAGACGGCAAAGATGTGGTAATCGGCGGCATTATGCAGCACGTCGAGCAGGCCGGTATCCACTCGGGTGACTCGGGCTGTTCGCTGCCGCCTTATTCGTTGAGCGAAGAGATTCAAGATGAAATCCGCCGCCAAACCAAAGCGATGGCTTATGCGCTGAATGTGGTCGGCCTGATGAACGTACAATTTGCCGTACAAGACGGCGTGGTGTTTGTATTGGAAGTAAACCCGCGTGCGTCGCGTACCGTGCCGTTTGTATCGAAAGCCACCAGCGTGCCGTTGGCGAAAGTCGGTGCACGGGCAATGGCGGGCATCAGCTTGAAAGAACAGGGTGTAGAAAAAGAAGTGGTACCGGATTTCTATGCGGTAAAAGAAGCCGTGTTCCCGTTTATCAAATTCCCTGGTGTGGATACTATTCTTGGCCCGGAAATGCGCTCTACCGGCGAGGTGATGGGCGTGGGGGCGACCTTCGGCGAAGCTTATCTGAAAGCCCAATTGGGTGCAGGCGAGCGTATGCCGGCTACCGGTAAAGTATTTATTGCCGTGCGCGATGAAGATAAGCCGCTGGTGGTGAAAACGGCGAAAAACTTCATCAGCTTGGGCTATGAAGTGGTAGCCACCCGCGGCACAGCTGCCTATTTGAAAGGGCAGGGTGTTGAGGTTGAGGTGATTAATAAAGTGTTGGAAGGCCGCCCGCATATTGTCGATGCGATTAAAAACGGTGAGATTGCCTTGGTGGTGAACACGGTGGGCAGCGATGCCCAATCGGTGTCCGACAGCCATAGTATCCGCCGCACGTCGCTTACCCAACGCGTGCCGCAATATACAACGGTTGCCGGCGGCGAAGCCATGAGCGAGGGCGTAAAAAGTATGAATACGCTGGGTGTTTACAGCGTACAGGAATTACACGGTAGATTAAAAAAATAA
- a CDS encoding DUF4145 domain-containing protein gives MQNYISPEFDKRAFHCPHCGVYSHMDWNFLQLEYEENSVISYKAALCDHCRKFNFWKVLDITPEFLSYEQRRQITPETVAKMVYPDIGLCPLPEPDMPDDVKQDYEEAAGIFAKSPRGAAALLRLGFQKLCIHLGASGDNINKDIKKLASQGILSHKVTQMADIVRITGNNAVHPGQLADEDFDKIAEKLFYLINWIVKECITKPKELEEIYNMMPEGARKAVEKRDNS, from the coding sequence ATGCAAAATTATATTTCACCAGAATTTGATAAGCGTGCGTTTCATTGTCCTCATTGTGGAGTTTACTCTCATATGGACTGGAACTTTTTACAATTGGAGTATGAAGAGAATAGTGTTATTAGTTATAAAGCTGCTTTATGCGATCATTGTCGTAAATTCAATTTTTGGAAAGTGTTAGATATCACCCCTGAATTTTTAAGCTATGAGCAACGAAGACAAATTACACCAGAAACAGTGGCGAAAATGGTATACCCAGATATTGGGCTTTGCCCCTTACCTGAGCCTGATATGCCTGATGATGTAAAGCAAGATTATGAGGAAGCAGCAGGAATTTTTGCTAAATCCCCTCGGGGAGCCGCTGCATTACTAAGATTAGGGTTTCAGAAATTATGTATACATTTGGGCGCAAGCGGTGACAATATTAATAAGGATATTAAAAAGTTAGCATCGCAAGGTATTTTGTCACACAAAGTAACCCAAATGGCCGATATAGTACGCATTACAGGTAATAATGCAGTTCATCCCGGTCAGCTTGCAGATGAAGATTTTGATAAGATTGCCGAAAAACTATTTTATTTAATCAATTGGATTGTGAAGGAATGTATTACCAAACCAAAGGAATTAGAGGAAATTTATAATATGATGCCTGAAGGGGCTAGAAAAGCGGTAGAAAAGCGAGATAATAGTTAA
- a CDS encoding isoprenylcysteine carboxyl methyltransferase family protein, with translation MITVVFILFFAIRLISLAISRRNEKRLIAEGAKQFGEKNSKLLAAAHIAYYFAALAESHIRGIAFDTASAIGTAITAFALIVLFYVIHELGEVWTLKVYIRPQHTLNRSWLFRHIRHPNYFLNIIPELIGIGLLCHAWATMIIGLPVYLVILAVRIRQEQEAMRHLWQC, from the coding sequence ATGATTACGGTTGTTTTTATTTTATTTTTTGCCATTAGGTTGATTTCGCTGGCTATTTCCCGCCGAAATGAAAAACGCCTGATTGCGGAAGGGGCAAAACAATTTGGTGAGAAAAATTCAAAATTACTGGCCGCTGCCCATATTGCCTATTATTTTGCTGCGTTGGCTGAATCGCATATCCGCGGTATTGCTTTTGATACGGCATCTGCAATCGGCACGGCCATCACGGCTTTTGCCTTAATTGTATTGTTTTATGTGATTCACGAGTTGGGAGAAGTTTGGACGCTGAAAGTGTATATCCGACCGCAGCATACCCTCAACCGCTCATGGTTGTTCCGCCATATTCGCCATCCCAATTATTTTCTTAATATTATCCCCGAGCTTATCGGCATCGGCCTGCTTTGCCACGCATGGGCAACGATGATAATCGGGCTGCCGGTTTATCTGGTGATACTTGCTGTCCGTATTCGCCAAGAGCAAGAGGCTATGCGGCATTTGTGGCAATGTTGA
- the ftsZ gene encoding cell division protein FtsZ, with protein sequence MELVYDVVESAASPAVIKVIGIGGGGCNAINNMILNTVQGVEFISANTDAQSLGKSNATKRIQLGTNLTRGLGAGANPEIGRAAAQEDREAIADSIRGANMLFITTGMGGGTGTGAAPVVAEIAKELGILTVAVVTRPFGHEGKRVSIAQEGLDHLKSQVDSLIVIPNDKLMTALGEDVTVREAFRAADNVLRDAVAGISEVVTRPGFINLDFADVKNVMSIMGMAMMGSGFAQGIDRARLATEQAISSPLLDDVTLDGARGVLVNITTAPGCLKMSEYREIMQVVDQYAHPDAERKYGTAEDENMEEDAIRVTIIATGLKENNGASAGSNLRMVKTQQATGTEDAFPNIDGLIRSGRSTRSMNLTASDFSNQSVLDDFEIPAILRRQAD encoded by the coding sequence ATGGAATTGGTTTACGACGTAGTAGAATCCGCCGCGAGCCCTGCGGTTATTAAAGTTATCGGTATTGGCGGCGGTGGTTGTAATGCCATCAACAATATGATTTTAAACACTGTTCAAGGTGTTGAATTCATCAGTGCCAATACAGATGCCCAATCTTTGGGCAAAAGCAATGCCACCAAACGTATCCAATTGGGTACCAACCTAACCCGCGGTTTGGGTGCAGGCGCCAACCCTGAAATCGGCCGTGCGGCCGCCCAAGAAGACCGCGAAGCCATCGCTGACTCTATCCGCGGTGCCAATATGCTCTTTATCACCACCGGTATGGGTGGCGGTACCGGCACAGGTGCCGCACCTGTTGTGGCTGAAATTGCCAAAGAATTAGGCATTTTAACCGTTGCCGTGGTTACCCGTCCTTTCGGTCACGAAGGCAAACGCGTGAGCATTGCCCAAGAAGGTTTGGATCATCTGAAAAGCCAAGTTGATTCTTTGATTGTGATTCCGAACGACAAATTAATGACCGCTTTGGGTGAAGACGTTACCGTCCGCGAAGCATTCCGTGCTGCCGATAATGTGTTGCGCGATGCCGTAGCCGGTATTTCTGAAGTGGTTACCCGTCCCGGCTTCATTAACTTGGACTTTGCCGACGTGAAAAACGTGATGAGCATTATGGGTATGGCCATGATGGGTTCCGGCTTTGCACAAGGTATCGACCGTGCCCGCCTGGCTACCGAGCAAGCCATTTCCAGCCCGCTGTTGGACGATGTAACGTTAGACGGCGCACGCGGCGTATTGGTAAACATCACTACCGCCCCGGGCTGTTTGAAAATGTCTGAATACCGCGAAATCATGCAAGTGGTGGATCAATATGCCCATCCCGATGCAGAACGTAAATACGGTACTGCCGAAGATGAAAACATGGAAGAAGACGCTATCCGCGTGACCATTATCGCTACCGGCTTGAAAGAAAACAACGGTGCTTCTGCGGGCAGCAACCTGCGTATGGTGAAAACCCAACAGGCAACCGGTACTGAAGATGCGTTCCCGAATATCGACGGTTTAATCCGTTCAGGCCGCAGCACCCGCAGCATGAACCTGACCGCTTCCGATTTCTCTAACCAATCCGTTTTAGACGACTTTGAAATTCCGGCCATCTTGCGCCGCCAAGCCGACTAA